DNA from Bacteroidales bacterium:
GAACCAGCATCTATGGTAAAAGTGTCAGGCTTAACATCAGCAAAAACAGGTATTGAGCTATTACATAAAACAGCCATGGCAGGGCTTGACATGCTCAATGCAGGAAGTACCACCTCATCGCCGGGTTCCACCCCGCAAGCAGCCAGAGCCGTATGAATTGCAGAAGTGCAGTTGCTATGGGTAATAGCATGCTTCACTCCTTTTATACTGGCAAATTCCTTTTCAAGCCTCGTGGTAAAAATACTCTTCTTTGACAATGAAAATTCATTGCTAAGAACTTCATCCACATACTTTTTTTCCAATGCCGTTATTCTTTTCATAAAAGTTTCCCGTACTTATGATTGCAAATGTAATAAATTATGATTTTCTTTGAATTCAAAAACAAAAAGATGAAAATCTTCCTTATCGGTTTTATGGGTTCGGGAAAAACTGTTACTGGCCGTCTGCTGGCAGATAAGCTTACATACAATTTTTACGACACGGATGAAATGCTGGAAAAGCAATTCCTTTGCAGCATATATGATTGCTTTGATAAATACGGAGAAGATACTTTTCGCAAAGCTGAACACAAACTGCTGCTTCAACTTATTGCAAGCAACGAAAATGCAGTTATAGCCTGCGGAGGCGGTTTGGCTTGCCACCAAAATAACATGGGGATCATGAACCGTAAAGGAATTACTGTGTATTTAAAATATAGCCAAAATATATTGTACAAACGGATTGAAAACACAAAACATATCCGCCCCCTCCTGACAAAGCAGAGTGATTTAAAAGTTTTTGTCAGTAATTTACTTTCAGAACGCAGTAAATACTACGAAAAAGCAAAATATGTAATTGAAGCAGGAGAAAATGAAACAGTAGATGAAATCGTAAAAAAAATATTGAAACGCATGAAAGGGAATTTTGATGGAGAATAAAACGAAAGCCTTACTGATTGGAGCGAGCGGGCTGACCGGAAGCCACTGCCTGAATTTGCTGCTGGAGGATAATTACTTTCAGGAAGTGGAAATATGGTGCAGGAAACCTACAGGCGTTAAACATAAAAAACTTA
Protein-coding regions in this window:
- a CDS encoding shikimate kinase, translated to MKIFLIGFMGSGKTVTGRLLADKLTYNFYDTDEMLEKQFLCSIYDCFDKYGEDTFRKAEHKLLLQLIASNENAVIACGGGLACHQNNMGIMNRKGITVYLKYSQNILYKRIENTKHIRPLLTKQSDLKVFVSNLLSERSKYYEKAKYVIEAGENETVDEIVKKILKRMKGNFDGE